A part of Paenibacillus donghaensis genomic DNA contains:
- a CDS encoding THUMP domain-containing class I SAM-dependent RNA methyltransferase: protein MSKLQLIATAPMGLEAVVARELNELGYETTVENGRVLFSGDYIDICRCNLWLRTSDRVLVKMGQFPAKTFDELFEGVKAIAWEDWIPEHGEFPVEGRSHKSQLTSVPACQGIVKKAVVEKLKQSYRTEWFQEDGPRYVIEVILLNDIALITLDTTGPALHKRGYRRVATEAPLKETMAAALIQLSRWNGHRPLYDPCCGSGTLLIEAAMIAWNIAPGLRRSFPSEHWPVIPPRLWDEAREEAFDAVRDDYPLQLTGSDIDPLAIEYAEAAAKSAGFAGEITFKVSAAAKARPEGEYGCIITNPPYGERISNDKEVEKLTRQFGEMMLYLPTWSFFAISPYKEFEQYYGRKATKRRKLYNGRIECQYYQYLGPLPPRSQ from the coding sequence TTGAGCAAATTACAATTAATCGCTACCGCCCCGATGGGACTTGAGGCAGTTGTAGCGCGCGAACTAAACGAGCTGGGTTATGAGACCACGGTCGAGAACGGAAGAGTATTGTTCAGCGGAGACTATATCGATATCTGCCGCTGCAACCTTTGGCTGCGCACCTCGGACCGGGTGCTTGTCAAGATGGGCCAGTTCCCGGCCAAGACCTTTGATGAGCTGTTCGAAGGCGTCAAGGCAATCGCCTGGGAGGACTGGATTCCGGAGCACGGTGAATTCCCGGTAGAGGGACGCTCGCACAAATCGCAGCTGACCAGCGTACCCGCTTGCCAAGGCATCGTCAAAAAAGCGGTCGTAGAGAAGCTGAAGCAATCCTACCGTACGGAATGGTTCCAGGAGGACGGGCCGCGTTATGTCATTGAGGTTATTCTCCTGAATGATATCGCCCTGATCACGCTGGATACCACAGGCCCCGCACTCCACAAACGCGGGTATCGCAGAGTAGCCACCGAAGCGCCGCTGAAGGAAACGATGGCCGCCGCATTGATCCAGCTAAGCCGCTGGAACGGGCACCGGCCGCTGTATGACCCTTGCTGCGGCTCTGGCACACTGCTGATCGAGGCGGCGATGATCGCCTGGAACATCGCGCCAGGACTGCGCCGCTCCTTCCCATCCGAGCATTGGCCGGTGATTCCCCCGCGTCTTTGGGATGAAGCACGCGAGGAAGCCTTCGACGCGGTGCGCGATGATTATCCGCTGCAGCTGACCGGCAGCGATATTGATCCGCTCGCCATTGAATATGCCGAAGCCGCCGCCAAGAGCGCAGGCTTCGCCGGTGAGATCACCTTCAAAGTCAGCGCTGCTGCCAAGGCAAGACCCGAAGGCGAATACGGCTGCATTATTACCAACCCGCCATACGGCGAGCGGATCAGCAATGATAAGGAAGTGGAGAAGCTGACCCGCCAGTTTGGCGAGATGATGCTGTATCTGCCAACCTGGTCCTTTTTTGCAATCAGCCCCTACAAGGAATTCGAACAGTATTACGGCCGCAAGGCAACTAAACGCCGCAAGCTGTATAATGGACGGATTGAATGCCAGTATTACCAGTATCTCGGCCCGTTGCCGCCCAGAAGTCAATAG
- a CDS encoding O-methyltransferase, which yields MLNQEEYSELLYTEDELLLQVKAAVTAEGMPQVSVEPGYGRLLTMLVKLSGASRVLEIGALGGYSGICLCRGMEQPGGKLVSLELKAEYAALARRNLELAGYGSAVDYRIGPAIDSLAALETAGERFDFFFIDADKENYPNYLEYAIKLANPGAVIAGDNIFLRGRTLNTDRNGPAIQAMRHFNEQIASDQRLISTLLPAYDGLALAVVK from the coding sequence ATGCTTAACCAGGAAGAATACAGCGAACTGCTGTATACCGAAGATGAACTTCTGCTGCAGGTCAAGGCGGCTGTGACCGCAGAGGGCATGCCCCAGGTATCCGTGGAGCCGGGCTATGGACGGCTGCTGACGATGCTGGTGAAACTATCCGGCGCCTCCCGCGTGCTGGAGATCGGCGCGCTGGGCGGCTACAGTGGCATCTGCCTGTGCCGGGGTATGGAGCAGCCTGGCGGCAAGCTGGTTTCACTGGAGCTGAAAGCAGAGTATGCCGCGCTGGCCCGCCGAAACCTTGAACTGGCCGGTTATGGCTCTGCGGTAGACTACCGCATCGGTCCGGCCATCGACAGCCTGGCTGCACTGGAGACTGCAGGAGAACGGTTCGACTTCTTCTTCATTGACGCGGACAAGGAGAACTATCCGAATTATCTGGAATATGCGATCAAATTGGCCAATCCGGGAGCCGTTATTGCCGGTGACAATATATTTCTGCGCGGACGCACGTTGAATACCGACAGAAACGGACCGGCTATCCAGGCCATGCGCCATTTCAATGAGCAGATTGCCAGCGATCAGCGCCTGATCAGCACTTTGCTGCCTGCCTATGACGGATTGGCCCTGGCCGTGGTGAAATAG
- a CDS encoding MFS transporter: MKKWETWKVNLMVLWFGQFLVNAGMTMITPFLSLYLAKDLGVHGDAIGLWAGLIFAANFLTSFLFQPLWGKLADKYGRKIMLLRSSFGMAVVIVLMGFAQTPLQLLLLRLLNGTIAGFNPASIALVSGTTPKKNMGFAMGLMQSGSVAGTILGPLIGGGLADYIGFRPIFYVVGALLFVASLLALFLVKEKFNRAEAAQEPQVSVMAGLKELIRIPQLPALFGVTFLLQFAMISPMTLLPLYVEKLQGNAVNIAFLAGMVSAVTGISNMIASPILGKLSDKVGAHRILTFALIGAALFLIPQAFVTTVWQLIAVRFLMGVFMGGLLPSVNALIRSYTPDGKESRAFGFNSSTLALGNMLGAVIGGFLSRYIGIEGLFLLSGGFLLLNMVWVRLKLYSRTEPRLFR, encoded by the coding sequence TTGAAGAAGTGGGAGACCTGGAAGGTCAACCTCATGGTGCTTTGGTTCGGCCAATTTCTGGTCAATGCCGGGATGACCATGATCACCCCGTTCCTGTCGCTTTATCTCGCCAAGGACCTCGGGGTTCATGGAGATGCCATCGGGCTGTGGGCAGGATTGATTTTTGCCGCTAATTTCTTGACCTCTTTCCTGTTTCAACCGCTGTGGGGCAAGCTCGCCGACAAATACGGCCGCAAAATCATGCTGCTGCGCTCCAGCTTCGGCATGGCGGTGGTTATTGTGCTGATGGGTTTCGCGCAGACACCGCTCCAGCTATTGCTGCTGCGCCTGCTGAATGGTACGATTGCCGGTTTCAATCCGGCCTCGATCGCACTGGTCTCAGGCACAACGCCCAAGAAGAACATGGGGTTCGCCATGGGCCTGATGCAATCCGGCTCCGTGGCCGGAACGATACTCGGTCCGCTGATCGGTGGTGGGTTGGCCGATTATATCGGCTTCCGCCCGATTTTTTATGTTGTGGGCGCACTGTTGTTTGTGGCCTCCCTGCTCGCGCTGTTTCTGGTCAAAGAGAAATTCAACCGCGCCGAAGCGGCACAAGAACCTCAGGTTTCCGTTATGGCAGGACTCAAGGAGCTGATCCGGATTCCGCAGCTGCCCGCGCTGTTCGGCGTGACCTTCCTGCTGCAGTTCGCCATGATCAGCCCGATGACCTTGCTGCCTCTATATGTAGAGAAGCTTCAGGGCAACGCCGTGAATATCGCCTTTCTGGCCGGCATGGTCAGCGCCGTCACAGGAATCTCGAACATGATTGCTTCTCCCATACTCGGCAAGCTCAGCGACAAGGTGGGCGCCCACCGCATTCTTACCTTCGCGCTGATCGGAGCAGCGCTGTTCCTGATCCCGCAGGCGTTCGTGACTACCGTCTGGCAGTTGATTGCCGTCCGCTTCCTGATGGGCGTGTTCATGGGCGGCCTGCTCCCGAGCGTCAACGCCTTGATCCGTTCTTATACCCCTGACGGCAAGGAGAGCCGCGCGTTTGGCTTCAACAGCAGCACGCTGGCTCTCGGCAATATGCTTGGTGCCGTCATTGGCGGCTTCCTGTCCCGTTACATTGGAATTGAAGGGCTGTTCCTGCTCTCAGGCGGCTTCCTGCTGCTGAATATGGTATGGGTGCGGCTGAAGCTCTACTCGCGAACCGAACCACGCCTGTTTCGCTAG
- the hemE gene encoding uroporphyrinogen decarboxylase, translating into MTYNDSFIRACRKQPTDHVPVWYMRQAGRYDPDYRVIKEKFSLLEICRQPELAAEVTLMPVKKLGVDAAILYSDIMNPVASLGVDFDIVKNIGPVIENPIRTAADVDRLKPIDVEGDLGHILETIRILDKQLEVPLITFAGAPFTIASYLIEGRPSKNYIRTKELMYSQPQVWEKLMDKLGDMVIAYLRSHVKSGGKAFQLFDSWVGALAPRDFEIYVLPTITRIFAELSELDVPKIYFPGVSSGELLPSLRKLQADVIGIDWRVSITEGRRRTGGGFAVQGNLDPLLLTAPMELLKERAKDLIDEGILEPGYIFNLGHGLFPEASLDKLRGLTEFIHEYSRKVMQKAAQPHS; encoded by the coding sequence ATGACCTACAATGACAGTTTTATCCGCGCCTGCCGCAAGCAGCCGACGGACCACGTTCCCGTATGGTACATGCGGCAAGCAGGACGTTATGATCCTGATTACCGCGTAATCAAAGAGAAGTTCTCGCTGCTCGAAATCTGCCGCCAGCCCGAGCTGGCCGCTGAAGTGACCCTGATGCCCGTAAAGAAGCTGGGGGTGGATGCAGCCATTCTCTATTCCGACATAATGAATCCTGTGGCTTCGCTTGGAGTCGATTTCGATATCGTCAAGAATATAGGGCCAGTAATTGAGAATCCTATACGCACGGCAGCGGATGTGGACCGTCTGAAGCCGATTGATGTGGAAGGCGATCTGGGCCACATTCTGGAGACGATCAGGATACTCGACAAGCAGCTCGAGGTGCCGCTGATTACGTTCGCCGGCGCGCCATTCACGATTGCCAGCTATCTGATCGAAGGACGTCCGTCCAAGAACTACATACGCACCAAAGAGCTGATGTACAGCCAGCCCCAAGTGTGGGAGAAGCTGATGGACAAACTGGGTGATATGGTCATTGCCTATCTGCGCAGTCATGTGAAGAGCGGCGGCAAGGCCTTCCAGCTGTTCGACAGCTGGGTTGGTGCGCTTGCGCCGCGTGATTTCGAAATCTATGTGCTGCCAACGATTACCCGTATTTTTGCCGAATTGTCCGAGCTTGATGTACCGAAGATTTATTTCCCCGGAGTCAGCTCCGGAGAGCTGCTGCCTAGCCTGCGCAAGCTTCAGGCGGATGTTATCGGTATCGATTGGCGGGTAAGTATAACTGAGGGACGACGCAGAACTGGAGGAGGTTTCGCCGTACAGGGAAATCTTGATCCGCTTCTGCTGACCGCACCGATGGAGCTGCTGAAGGAGCGTGCCAAGGATTTGATCGACGAAGGCATCTTGGAGCCTGGCTATATTTTTAATCTGGGCCATGGGCTGTTTCCGGAAGCTTCACTGGATAAACTGAGGGGATTGACTGAATTTATCCACGAATATTCACGTAAGGTGATGCAGAAAGCGGCACAGCCGCATTCCTGA
- the hemH gene encoding ferrochelatase: protein MTTKIGVLVMSYGTPESLEDVEAYYTHIRRGNAPSAEQLKELKDRYEAIVGGVFPLRENTDRQVASLQSALSGDELDKEIEYVCYQGLKHARPFIEDGVEAMAKDGITEAVGIVLAPHYSTMSVGTYIKRAKEKAETCGVNINFVESYHLHPQLIEVLGRRVSAKLELFAEAGAGKDDIRVLFSAHSLPERILSIGDPYREQLLETSQAVADKAGVTSWQFTWQSAGRTAEPWLGPDVLDTLRELSKEQVEYVLVAPVGFVSDHLEVLYDLDIEAQAVAAELDMRLMRIESLNSDPAYMAVLSDVVRTQAAQMKVTES from the coding sequence ATGACAACGAAAATTGGTGTGCTCGTTATGTCTTACGGTACTCCCGAAAGCCTGGAGGACGTAGAGGCCTATTACACCCACATCCGCCGTGGGAATGCCCCGAGCGCAGAGCAGCTGAAGGAGCTGAAGGACCGCTACGAAGCGATTGTCGGCGGTGTGTTTCCGCTGCGCGAGAATACGGACCGACAGGTGGCATCACTGCAGTCGGCCCTGAGCGGGGATGAGTTGGATAAGGAAATTGAATATGTCTGCTACCAGGGACTTAAGCATGCCCGTCCGTTTATTGAGGACGGAGTGGAAGCCATGGCCAAGGACGGGATTACGGAAGCTGTAGGCATCGTGCTCGCTCCCCATTACTCCACCATGAGCGTGGGGACCTATATCAAGCGTGCCAAGGAGAAGGCGGAGACCTGTGGAGTGAATATCAATTTCGTTGAGAGCTACCATCTGCATCCGCAGCTGATTGAGGTGCTGGGTCGCAGAGTATCAGCCAAGCTGGAACTGTTCGCAGAAGCAGGCGCAGGCAAGGATGACATCCGGGTACTCTTCAGCGCCCACAGTCTTCCGGAGCGGATTCTCTCCATCGGTGATCCGTACCGGGAGCAGCTGCTGGAGACCTCGCAGGCGGTTGCCGACAAGGCGGGTGTCACCTCCTGGCAGTTCACCTGGCAGAGCGCAGGCCGCACGGCAGAGCCTTGGCTCGGTCCGGATGTGCTCGACACGCTGCGTGAACTTAGCAAAGAACAAGTGGAGTACGTGCTGGTAGCTCCGGTCGGGTTCGTATCCGACCACCTGGAGGTGCTCTACGACCTTGACATTGAGGCTCAGGCGGTAGCGGCAGAGCTGGATATGCGGCTGATGCGGATTGAATCCTTGAACAGCGACCCTGCTTATATGGCTGTGCTTAGCGATGTAGTGCGCACCCAAGCAGCGCAGATGAAGGTAACGGAGTCATGA
- the hemG gene encoding protoporphyrinogen oxidase — protein MTGNSRKVVIIGGGLSGLSAAFYVRKYYKEAGIKPEIVLVERSKSLGGKIETLHKDGFVIEKGPDSFLARKTAMSDLARELELDHELVTTNPEAKKTYIVQRDKLHPMPAGLVLGIPTELKPFLASGLVSFGGKMRAMLDYVLPPRRSTDDESLGDLIERRLGTEVLENMTEPLLAGIYAGDMRKISLQATFPQFGEVERKYGSLIRGMTTGRKPVETHTGTKKSAFLTFRQGLQSLVHGLIHELQDVELRTGTAVLSITKLQQKGNQDVPNDAGDSCRYEVVLDQGERLQADDIYVTAPNFAAADLLRPHVDVAALEAVNYVSVANVVLAFPKSEIVSEYDGSGFLVPRKEGRNITACTWTSTKWLHTSPDDKVLLRCYVGRSGDEQNVGLPDEALTELVRKDLRELMGITATPLFTEITRLTHSMPQYPVGHPDAIARLRNELGTALPGVYAFGAGYDGIGMPDCIKHAKLTAETAAAALGR, from the coding sequence ATGACCGGCAATTCAAGGAAGGTAGTTATCATCGGCGGAGGCCTCAGCGGCCTCAGCGCCGCTTTTTATGTGCGCAAGTATTATAAAGAAGCGGGCATTAAGCCCGAAATCGTGCTGGTGGAGCGCAGCAAGAGTCTTGGCGGCAAGATAGAAACGCTGCACAAGGATGGATTCGTGATTGAGAAGGGACCGGATTCCTTTCTGGCGCGCAAGACGGCGATGAGCGACTTGGCCAGGGAGCTGGAGCTGGATCATGAACTGGTAACAACGAACCCTGAGGCTAAGAAAACCTACATAGTTCAGCGGGATAAGCTTCACCCGATGCCGGCGGGGCTTGTGCTTGGTATCCCAACGGAGCTTAAGCCTTTTCTTGCAAGCGGGCTGGTCTCCTTCGGCGGTAAAATGCGTGCCATGCTGGATTATGTTCTTCCGCCCCGCCGCAGTACAGACGATGAGTCGCTCGGTGACCTGATCGAACGCCGTCTGGGCACCGAGGTGCTGGAGAACATGACCGAGCCGCTGCTGGCCGGTATCTACGCCGGAGACATGCGCAAGATCAGCCTGCAGGCCACCTTCCCGCAGTTTGGAGAGGTAGAGCGGAAATACGGCAGTCTCATTCGGGGAATGACCACAGGCCGCAAGCCGGTAGAGACACATACGGGTACTAAGAAAAGCGCCTTCCTAACCTTCCGCCAGGGCCTGCAAAGTCTGGTGCACGGGCTGATTCATGAGCTGCAGGATGTAGAGCTGCGGACAGGGACCGCCGTGTTGTCCATCACGAAGCTGCAGCAGAAGGGGAACCAGGACGTTCCGAACGACGCGGGAGACTCCTGCCGCTATGAAGTGGTGCTTGACCAGGGGGAGCGGCTGCAGGCTGACGATATTTACGTCACTGCGCCTAACTTCGCCGCCGCTGATCTACTCCGCCCCCACGTGGATGTTGCTGCGCTTGAGGCGGTCAACTATGTTTCAGTTGCCAATGTAGTGCTGGCATTTCCGAAGAGTGAGATTGTCAGTGAATACGACGGCTCCGGGTTCCTTGTACCGCGCAAGGAGGGCCGCAACATCACGGCCTGCACCTGGACTTCAACCAAATGGCTGCACACCAGCCCCGACGACAAGGTGCTGTTGCGCTGTTATGTAGGCCGCTCTGGTGACGAGCAGAACGTCGGGTTACCAGACGAGGCGCTGACCGAGCTGGTGCGCAAGGATCTGCGGGAGCTTATGGGGATCACAGCAACGCCTCTGTTCACAGAGATCACACGGCTGACCCATTCCATGCCGCAGTATCCGGTAGGACACCCGGATGCCATAGCCCGGCTGCGCAATGAGCTTGGCACGGCGCTGCCAGGGGTCTATGCCTTCGGTGCGGGTTATGACGGCATCGGGATGCCGGACTGCATCAAGCACGCGAAGCTGACCGCCGAGACCGCTGCGGCGGCGTTGGGTCGCTAG
- a CDS encoding CapA family protein: MFQPRSQSRGKHKRTSKRRRRTAWRWINVSMLLLITVMLTYLFGHLGDGGDPSSAPLSQLPVAEQSPAPSPEVSEVAASASPSATTEAISIPSPSADNETDASAEETPVPVVSASPAPATAPAASASPDPGSEPAGSAAPDSGTSAVAGLPPEAKNGKTVKLNFAGDIIFSGKAGDLLMQKGYDYSYAALDGLFKQDDLSVVNLETPVTTRGVGAPNKQFVFKGPPEALDALKAAGVDAVNLANNHTLDQGEEGLRDTLTHLSKRNIPYVGAGLDSKEAYSAQYFERNGIRVALLGFTRVMPLIEWKAEENQPGLASVYDSAEGLKAIAEARKQADLVVVMVHWGRERMDQYDSIQQGLGHSFIDAGADLVIGGHPHVLQGIEPYKGKWIAYSTGNFIFTRGSVAATWETAVFQAECSAQGQCSMKLLPMTAELAQPIPMNDPAGQLLLKRVESISGGRVKINNDGMVSQVTR, translated from the coding sequence ATGTTTCAGCCGCGGTCACAGTCGAGAGGAAAACACAAACGAACCAGTAAGCGCCGCCGCAGAACGGCCTGGAGATGGATTAATGTAAGTATGCTATTATTGATAACCGTAATGTTAACTTATTTATTCGGCCATCTGGGGGATGGGGGCGATCCATCATCTGCACCGCTATCGCAACTCCCTGTAGCGGAGCAATCGCCTGCACCGTCACCGGAGGTAAGTGAAGTAGCTGCATCTGCTTCGCCGTCTGCCACGACGGAGGCCATATCCATACCGTCGCCGTCTGCCGACAACGAAACGGACGCCTCCGCAGAGGAGACGCCAGTGCCGGTAGTCAGCGCGTCTCCTGCTCCGGCCACGGCGCCTGCTGCCAGTGCATCGCCTGACCCAGGCTCCGAACCTGCCGGCAGTGCCGCGCCGGACAGCGGCACCTCCGCGGTCGCGGGGCTTCCGCCGGAGGCGAAGAACGGCAAGACGGTGAAACTGAATTTCGCCGGAGATATTATCTTCTCCGGCAAGGCGGGCGATCTGCTGATGCAGAAGGGCTATGATTATTCTTATGCGGCGCTGGATGGGCTTTTTAAACAGGATGACTTAAGCGTCGTTAATCTGGAGACTCCGGTAACTACCCGTGGTGTGGGTGCGCCCAATAAACAGTTCGTCTTCAAGGGTCCGCCGGAGGCGCTGGATGCGCTGAAGGCAGCCGGTGTGGATGCGGTCAATCTGGCCAACAACCATACCCTCGATCAAGGGGAAGAAGGGTTGCGTGATACGTTAACGCACCTGTCCAAGCGGAATATTCCTTATGTCGGTGCCGGACTGGACAGTAAGGAGGCTTATTCAGCGCAGTATTTTGAGCGCAACGGTATTCGAGTTGCCCTGCTTGGCTTCACACGGGTGATGCCATTGATTGAATGGAAGGCCGAGGAGAATCAGCCGGGGCTGGCCTCTGTATATGACAGTGCCGAAGGGCTGAAGGCCATCGCCGAAGCCAGAAAGCAGGCAGACCTTGTAGTAGTGATGGTTCACTGGGGCAGAGAACGGATGGATCAGTATGACAGCATCCAGCAGGGTCTTGGGCACAGCTTCATCGATGCCGGTGCCGATCTTGTGATCGGCGGGCATCCGCATGTGCTGCAGGGCATCGAGCCTTACAAGGGCAAGTGGATTGCTTACAGCACGGGGAACTTTATCTTCACGCGCGGCTCTGTCGCTGCAACCTGGGAGACGGCTGTGTTCCAGGCAGAGTGCAGCGCCCAAGGCCAGTGCTCCATGAAGCTGTTGCCGATGACCGCGGAGCTGGCCCAGCCGATACCGATGAATGACCCGGCTGGACAGCTGCTGCTCAAACGGGTGGAATCGATCTCGGGAGGCCGGGTAAAGATCAATAATGATGGCATGGTCTCCCAGGTCACCCGGTAA
- a CDS encoding glycerophosphodiester phosphodiesterase, with the protein MKNMCVAHRGFSGKAPENTLAAVRMAIALPYVRWMEIDVQLSRDGVPVVIHDFSLDRTTNGHGKVKNMDWEQIRRLDAGSWKGRAFRGERVPSLDEVLSLASGRLRLNIELKTWGDLYPGLEQAVIELVNSKGMRDEVVLTSFDTTSLERVKEIDPRIRTGLIFDSRRGDPARKLQELDCSFLSISFDRLNPTLAALLAQREVKIMAWTVNKAKEMRRLAAMHSDIMICTNRPDIWGDTFLEV; encoded by the coding sequence ATGAAGAATATGTGTGTGGCCCATCGGGGTTTCTCCGGCAAAGCACCGGAGAACACACTGGCCGCCGTACGGATGGCGATCGCCTTGCCGTATGTCCGCTGGATGGAGATCGATGTCCAGCTGTCCAGGGACGGCGTGCCGGTGGTGATCCATGATTTCAGTCTGGACCGTACCACGAATGGGCACGGTAAGGTGAAGAATATGGATTGGGAGCAGATCCGGCGGCTGGATGCCGGCAGCTGGAAAGGCCGTGCCTTCCGCGGCGAGCGGGTGCCTTCGCTGGATGAAGTGCTGTCCCTGGCTTCAGGCAGGCTGCGGCTTAATATTGAGCTGAAGACGTGGGGCGACCTCTACCCTGGTCTGGAGCAGGCTGTTATTGAGCTGGTCAACTCCAAAGGCATGAGGGATGAGGTGGTGCTCACCTCGTTTGATACAACTTCGCTGGAGAGAGTCAAGGAGATCGATCCGCGGATTCGTACCGGACTGATCTTTGATTCCAGACGGGGAGACCCGGCCCGCAAGCTGCAGGAGCTGGACTGCTCCTTCCTCTCAATCAGCTTCGATCGCCTAAATCCGACTCTCGCGGCGCTGCTTGCGCAGCGCGAAGTGAAGATTATGGCCTGGACTGTCAACAAGGCCAAGGAAATGCGCCGCCTGGCGGCCATGCATTCTGATATAATGATCTGTACGAACCGTCCCGACATTTGGGGCGACACGTTTCTTGAAGTCTAA
- a CDS encoding fumarylacetoacetate hydrolase family protein yields MCAAVNNLYCVGRNYKLHAEELGNKIPAEPLIFMKPSHAAVPLDKAILHLPQNAGQIHYEGELVLRIARDYVPGISVEDLVDVMALGLDFTLRDIHNDLQKKGLPWTAAKGFKNAAPLTPYIAFPGKEELEATDFTVLKNGVEVQRGNVQNMIFSLQTIVDFIAARYGLGKDDVIFTGTPAGVGPAVSGDSFELYWGEQLMGTCLIG; encoded by the coding sequence ATGTGCGCAGCCGTTAACAACCTGTACTGTGTAGGACGCAACTATAAATTACATGCCGAAGAGCTGGGCAATAAGATTCCCGCCGAGCCGCTTATTTTTATGAAGCCTTCCCATGCTGCAGTTCCCTTAGACAAGGCCATTCTCCATCTGCCGCAGAATGCCGGACAGATTCATTATGAAGGCGAGCTGGTGCTGCGGATTGCCCGTGATTATGTTCCCGGCATCAGTGTAGAGGATCTGGTCGATGTTATGGCTCTGGGTCTCGACTTCACTCTGCGCGATATCCATAACGACTTGCAGAAGAAGGGGCTGCCCTGGACGGCAGCCAAGGGCTTCAAGAATGCTGCGCCGCTGACGCCCTATATTGCTTTCCCAGGCAAGGAGGAGCTGGAGGCCACTGATTTCACCGTGCTGAAGAATGGGGTCGAGGTACAGCGCGGCAATGTGCAGAACATGATTTTTTCGCTGCAGACGATTGTAGACTTTATCGCCGCCCGCTACGGGCTGGGTAAGGATGATGTGATCTTCACAGGCACACCAGCCGGTGTGGGGCCTGCGGTTTCCGGTGACTCCTTCGAGCTCTATTGGGGCGAGCAGCTGATGGGGACGTGTCTGATTGGCTGA
- a CDS encoding DUF92 domain-containing protein, protein MQWIIGAIGALVVAGAAYWKQSLSFSGMLAALVMGTVYFGAGNLFWFGILLLFFISSSLLSRLRHDNKADLEETYAKTGRRDAGQVFANGGMGMLLVLLYAIYPLELWSFLFIGVMATVTSDTWATEIGTLSRKPPRSVLTGRVMKAGASGGVSLLGTMAAAAGGVLIGVSSWLLRTMSGMPEQPFLLLALCGLLGGLAGAFADSILGATVQQMNRCLVCGREVESLQHCGVKTEHARGWKWMSNDRVNMISSLIGGLAAWLLSLLW, encoded by the coding sequence GTGCAATGGATAATAGGCGCCATCGGCGCCCTGGTCGTCGCCGGAGCGGCTTACTGGAAGCAATCACTGAGCTTCTCCGGCATGCTGGCTGCATTGGTGATGGGGACGGTTTATTTTGGCGCGGGCAATCTGTTCTGGTTCGGCATCCTGCTACTCTTCTTCATCAGCTCCAGCCTGTTGTCCAGGCTACGGCATGACAATAAGGCGGACCTGGAAGAGACCTATGCCAAAACCGGACGGCGGGATGCCGGCCAGGTGTTCGCCAACGGCGGGATGGGCATGCTGCTGGTGCTGCTGTATGCGATCTACCCGCTGGAGCTGTGGAGCTTCCTGTTTATTGGCGTGATGGCTACTGTAACCTCGGACACCTGGGCTACGGAGATCGGTACGCTCAGCAGGAAACCTCCCCGCTCCGTGCTGACCGGCAGGGTGATGAAGGCCGGCGCATCCGGCGGAGTGTCGCTGCTTGGGACGATGGCGGCAGCGGCCGGAGGCGTGCTGATTGGCGTGTCCTCCTGGCTGCTGCGGACGATGTCCGGCATGCCGGAGCAGCCGTTCCTGCTGCTTGCGCTCTGTGGACTGCTGGGCGGGTTAGCTGGTGCTTTTGCCGACTCAATCCTTGGCGCTACTGTGCAGCAGATGAACCGCTGCCTCGTATGCGGGCGTGAGGTGGAGAGCTTGCAGCACTGCGGAGTAAAGACGGAGCATGCCCGCGGCTGGAAGTGGATGAGCAATGACCGTGTGAACATGATCAGCTCACTGATCGGCGGACTTGCCGCCTGGCTGCTGAGTCTCCTCTGGTGA
- a CDS encoding TetR/AcrR family transcriptional regulator, with protein MSGVSNDKHSAILDAAYTLFGSGGFYETKMSQVAEQAGIAKGTVYLYFKSKEELFMAVTRRDCEGFLQQLDGKLQARHSLTDKLAVIAEHHLFYYYERKQHTKLFFRAPNNNPELVAYMALFMEQYMQAVVKVLLEGGATEPELMAQSYIGMLDRLKMDILFDASFTAADALKRAHFAGRLFISGAMDNLHPSEG; from the coding sequence ATGAGCGGCGTATCCAATGACAAACATTCGGCAATTCTGGATGCCGCATATACGCTCTTCGGTTCAGGCGGTTTCTACGAAACGAAGATGTCGCAGGTGGCAGAGCAGGCGGGAATCGCCAAAGGCACCGTGTATTTATATTTTAAAAGCAAGGAAGAGCTGTTTATGGCAGTGACCCGCCGGGATTGCGAAGGGTTCCTGCAGCAACTGGACGGCAAGCTTCAGGCCCGGCACTCGTTGACAGATAAGCTGGCTGTAATTGCCGAACATCATCTGTTCTATTACTATGAACGCAAGCAGCATACGAAGCTGTTCTTCCGGGCGCCCAACAACAACCCGGAGCTGGTGGCGTACATGGCGCTTTTTATGGAACAATATATGCAGGCGGTGGTGAAGGTACTGCTGGAAGGCGGCGCGACAGAGCCTGAGCTGATGGCCCAGTCCTATATTGGCATGCTGGACCGCCTGAAGATGGATATCCTGTTTGATGCTTCATTTACGGCTGCCGATGCGCTGAAACGGGCTCATTTTGCCGGACGGCTGTTTATCAGTGGAGCCATGGACAACCTGCATCCGTCTGAAGGATGA